In Triticum aestivum cultivar Chinese Spring chromosome 5B, IWGSC CS RefSeq v2.1, whole genome shotgun sequence, the following proteins share a genomic window:
- the LOC123112930 gene encoding uncharacterized protein encodes MATAAKDAASAAAEKGTAVAVTQMKLLVDRRSRRVLYAEARKDAVDFLIGLLRVPAGLAARVIAKHAAGAGDGAGDVHADEAHAAPGSLGTLYAGAKALGDEFFVAAAPDRDAILCPAIPSAALALLLAGEPAAAAAPAPAPPKRYFRCAGPYGTSCRGNPTCVTDVAGLPCPVCRQPMTVEMRWSPGDAHGKLAQAAAQEAAAAAASAGAGGYVKEVVSYLVMDDLTVEPMSTISAIMLLKKFKVADCSALEELTVDLGHKEAVLLLKAALESKTALTDVFCGGVSIDRLQ; translated from the coding sequence ATGGCGACGGCGGCCAAGGACGCGGCGTCTGCGGCGGCGGAGAAGGGGACGGCGGTGGCGGTGACGCAGATGAAGCTGCTGGTGGACAGGCGGTCGCGCCGGGTGCTGTACGCGGAGGCGCGCAAGGACGCCGTCGACTTCCTCATCGGCCTCCTCCGCGTGCCCGCCGGCCTCGCCGCGCGCGTCATCGCCAAGCACGCCGCTGGCGCTGGAGATGGCGCCGGTGACGTTCACGCCGACGAGGCGCACGCCGCGCCGGGCTCCCTGGGCACGCTCTACGCCGGGGCCAAGGCACTGGGCGACGAGTTCTTCGTCGCAGCCGCGCCCGACCGCGACGCGATCCTCTGCCCCGCGATCCCCTCCGCcgcgctcgcgctgctgctcgcGGGCGAGCCGGCCGCAGCGGCCGCACCGGCTCCCGCCCCGCCGAAGCGGTACTTCCGGTGCGCGGGCCCGTACGGGACGTCGTGCCGCGGGAACCCGACGTGCGTGACGGACGTGGCCGGCCTGCCGTGCCCGGTGTGCCGGCAGCCGATGACGGTGGAGATGCGGTGGAGCCCCGGCGACGCGCACGGCAAGCTGGCGCAGGCGGCGGCCcaggaggccgcggcggcggcggcgtctgcgggAGCAGGAGGGTACGTGAAGGAGGTGGTGAGCTACCTGGTGATGGACGACCTGACGGTGGAGCCCATGTCCACCATCTCCGCCATCATGCTGCTCAAGAAGTTCAAGGTCGCCGACTGCTCCGCCCTGGAGGAGCTCACCGTCGACCTCGGCCACAAGGAGGCCGTGCTGCTGCTCAAGGCCGCGCTCGAGTCCAAGACGGCGCTCACCGACGTCTTCTGCGGCGGCGTCTCCATTGACAGGCTCCAGTGA